One genomic region from Cyanobium usitatum str. Tous encodes:
- the pyrF gene encoding orotidine-5'-phosphate decarboxylase, which yields MLEPSDRIIVALDGMAPEQALSFTAAVPELRWVKVGLELFVAGGPAVVRLLRDQGKRVFLDLKFHDIPATMAGACRSAARLGAELITVHASAGSAALGAAQAEALESAVAAGLPAPTLLAVTVLTSWEQARFASELAIGEPLAAYVPRLAQLAAAAGIGGCVCSPLEVAALRAAHPEPFALVTPGIRPAGAALGDQQRVLTPAQAVAAGASQLVIGRPITAAPDPAAAFAACCLELGGF from the coding sequence TTGCTTGAGCCCAGTGATCGAATCATCGTGGCCCTCGATGGCATGGCGCCAGAGCAGGCCCTGTCCTTCACCGCCGCCGTACCCGAGCTGCGTTGGGTCAAGGTGGGACTGGAATTGTTTGTGGCTGGCGGACCGGCGGTGGTGCGGCTGCTGCGGGATCAGGGCAAGCGGGTGTTCCTCGATCTCAAGTTCCACGACATCCCGGCCACGATGGCCGGCGCCTGCCGCAGTGCCGCCCGCCTCGGTGCCGAGCTGATCACGGTGCATGCCAGTGCGGGCAGCGCGGCCCTGGGCGCGGCCCAGGCGGAGGCGCTGGAGTCGGCTGTGGCGGCAGGCCTGCCTGCCCCCACCCTGCTGGCTGTGACGGTGCTCACCAGCTGGGAGCAGGCCCGTTTTGCCTCCGAGCTGGCGATTGGGGAGCCGCTTGCTGCCTACGTGCCCCGGCTGGCCCAGCTGGCGGCGGCGGCCGGTATCGGTGGCTGCGTCTGCTCACCGCTGGAGGTGGCCGCCCTGCGGGCTGCCCATCCCGAGCCCTTTGCCCTGGTGACCCCCGGCATCCGCCCAGCTGGAGCGGCCCTTGGCGATCAGCAGCGGGTGCTGACGCCCGCTCAGGCCGTCGCCGCCGGTGCCAGCCAGTTGGTGATCGGCCGGCCGATCACGGCGGCGCCAGATCCAGCTGCGGCCTTCGCGGCTTGTTGCCTGGAGCTGGGCGGGTTTTAG
- a CDS encoding MFS transporter: protein MSGNSNATGLQGVLALPDFRWLWLGQIFSQLADKFYIVLMVFLIAQTWVKGTPEANPALAEAASAIRLDLPETRAQMITLLATGIYVANTIPAMLLGTVAGVWADRWPKRGVMVASNGLRALLVLLAPLCLVEGPEWLGLSWGYWGLVLMTFFESVLTQFFAPAEQAALPQLVPSDQLLAANSLYQATSMAATIVGFALGDPILRLLNLGLQRIGISGGEFLLLPLCYGLAAVAISRIRWQEPPRPPSRTTVWQEIGEGIQVLRERPRVFSAMVQLVLLYSLLAALYVLAISLAAAIPGLGPTQFGTLLAMSGLGLAIGALAVAQLGQGLNRRHLAATGLGTIGWSLVLLGQLRGNLVFTLLLCGVLGVGSALLAIPAQTTIQEETPEELRGKVFGLQNNLINVALSLPLVLAGAVVSRYGLLPVLWGLAAIALVAAVLERPWQRW, encoded by the coding sequence TTGAGCGGCAATTCCAACGCCACCGGATTGCAGGGCGTTCTGGCGCTACCCGATTTCCGCTGGCTCTGGCTTGGCCAGATCTTCTCCCAGCTGGCGGACAAGTTTTACATCGTGCTGATGGTGTTCCTGATCGCCCAGACCTGGGTGAAGGGAACGCCTGAAGCCAACCCAGCCCTGGCGGAGGCTGCCTCGGCAATCCGGCTGGACCTGCCCGAAACCCGGGCTCAGATGATCACCCTGCTGGCCACGGGGATCTACGTGGCCAACACGATTCCAGCCATGCTGCTGGGCACTGTCGCCGGGGTCTGGGCCGACCGCTGGCCCAAGCGGGGCGTGATGGTGGCCTCCAACGGCCTGCGGGCGCTGCTGGTCTTGCTTGCCCCCCTCTGCCTGGTGGAGGGCCCCGAGTGGCTGGGGCTGAGCTGGGGTTACTGGGGGCTGGTGCTGATGACCTTTTTCGAGTCGGTGCTGACCCAGTTTTTTGCGCCGGCCGAACAGGCAGCCCTACCCCAGCTGGTGCCCAGCGACCAGCTGCTAGCCGCAAACTCGCTATATCAGGCCACCAGCATGGCCGCCACGATCGTGGGCTTTGCCCTGGGTGATCCGATCCTGCGGCTCCTAAACCTGGGCCTGCAACGCATCGGCATCAGCGGCGGTGAATTTCTACTGCTGCCGCTTTGCTATGGCCTGGCGGCCGTAGCCATCAGCCGAATCCGCTGGCAGGAGCCGCCTCGGCCGCCGAGCCGCACAACCGTGTGGCAGGAGATCGGCGAGGGGATACAGGTGCTGCGGGAGCGGCCACGGGTGTTCAGCGCCATGGTGCAGCTGGTGTTGCTCTACAGCCTGCTTGCCGCCCTTTACGTGCTGGCGATCAGCCTGGCGGCGGCCATCCCCGGACTTGGCCCCACCCAGTTTGGGACCCTGCTGGCGATGAGCGGCCTGGGCCTGGCCATTGGGGCCCTGGCCGTGGCCCAGCTGGGCCAGGGGCTCAACCGCCGCCACCTGGCTGCCACGGGCCTGGGCACGATCGGCTGGAGCCTGGTGCTGCTGGGTCAGTTGCGCGGCAATTTGGTGTTCACCTTGCTGCTCTGCGGCGTACTGGGGGTGGGCTCGGCCCTGCTGGCGATTCCCGCCCAAACCACAATCCAGGAAGAAACCCCCGAAGAGCTGCGCGGCAAGGTGTTTGGCCTGCAAAACAACCTGATCAACGTGGCCCTGAGCCTGCCATTGGTGCTGGCAGGGGCGGTGGTGAGCCGCTACGGCCTGCTGCCGGTGCTCTGGGGCCTGGCAGCCATTGCCCTGGTGGCGGCCGTATTGGAGCGGCCATGGCAGCGCTGGTAG
- a CDS encoding DUF1825 family protein: MAFFESEIVQDEAKRLFGDYQQLMQLGSEYGKFDREGKKLYIEKMEDMMERYRVFMKRFELSEDFQAKLTVEQLRTQLGQFGMTPETMFQQMHQTLERMKSELEATA, from the coding sequence ATGGCATTCTTTGAATCCGAAATCGTTCAAGACGAAGCCAAACGCTTGTTTGGTGATTACCAGCAGCTGATGCAGCTGGGTAGTGAATACGGCAAGTTTGATCGCGAGGGCAAGAAGCTCTACATCGAAAAGATGGAGGACATGATGGAGCGCTACCGGGTGTTTATGAAGCGCTTCGAGCTCTCCGAAGACTTCCAGGCAAAGCTCACCGTGGAGCAGCTACGCACCCAACTGGGCCAGTTCGGTATGACACCGGAAACCATGTTCCAGCAGATGCACCAGACCCTGGAGCGCATGAAGTCTGAGCTGGAGGCCACCGCCTAG
- the tyrS gene encoding tyrosine--tRNA ligase: protein MADLFPAGSGAGACGDPDQQLAARLEEAKRAGRSLRIKLGIDPTGSHIHLGHSLLFRKLRAFQDAGHIAVLIIGDFTARIGDPTGKSATRVQLSAAAVEANAATYLQQLGQGQARERALLDFETPGRLEVRRNSEWLSGLDLPQVIELLGISTVGQMLAKEDFSNRYGSGAPISLHEFLYPLLQGYDSVQVQADLELGGTDQKFNVAMGRDLQRHFGQRPQFGMLLPILPGLDGVQKMSKSLGNTVGLAEDPLSMYSKLEKVPDAVVDDYLTLLTDLDLAGLPQNPRERQKLMALEITQARHGGPAAAAAQLDAAKLVTGAAGSGAAAAEVPEASLAAVNFPAKAFYLLSAVGLCSSSSEARRQIQGGGVKLDGEKLADPNHEFASPDALAGKVLQLGKKTFRRLVAG, encoded by the coding sequence ATGGCGGATCTGTTCCCCGCCGGCAGCGGTGCAGGTGCCTGCGGCGACCCAGACCAGCAGCTAGCCGCTCGCCTGGAAGAGGCCAAGCGGGCCGGACGGTCCTTGCGCATCAAGCTCGGCATCGACCCCACCGGCTCCCATATCCACCTGGGGCACTCGCTGCTATTCCGCAAGCTGCGGGCCTTCCAGGATGCTGGCCATATCGCCGTGCTGATCATCGGCGACTTCACCGCCCGCATCGGCGATCCCACCGGCAAGAGCGCGACCCGGGTGCAACTCAGCGCTGCTGCGGTAGAGGCCAATGCCGCCACTTACCTGCAGCAGCTGGGTCAGGGCCAGGCCCGCGAGCGCGCCCTGCTGGATTTCGAGACTCCTGGCCGGCTGGAGGTGCGCCGCAACAGCGAGTGGCTCTCAGGGCTTGACCTGCCTCAGGTGATTGAGCTGCTGGGCATCAGCACCGTGGGCCAGATGCTGGCCAAGGAGGACTTTTCCAATCGCTACGGCTCGGGGGCCCCCATCTCCCTGCACGAGTTTCTTTATCCGCTGCTGCAGGGCTACGACTCGGTGCAGGTGCAAGCGGATCTGGAGCTGGGTGGTACCGATCAAAAGTTCAACGTGGCCATGGGCCGCGACCTGCAGCGTCACTTTGGCCAGCGCCCCCAATTTGGAATGCTGCTACCGATCCTGCCGGGACTTGATGGCGTGCAGAAGATGAGCAAAAGCCTGGGCAACACCGTGGGCCTCGCGGAAGACCCCCTTTCGATGTATTCGAAGCTTGAAAAGGTTCCCGATGCGGTGGTCGACGACTACCTCACCCTGCTGACTGATTTGGATTTGGCGGGTCTGCCGCAGAACCCTAGGGAGCGTCAGAAACTGATGGCTCTGGAGATCACCCAGGCGCGCCATGGCGGGCCGGCGGCGGCGGCGGCCCAGCTTGATGCCGCCAAGCTTGTGACCGGTGCGGCGGGGAGCGGTGCGGCCGCCGCCGAGGTGCCGGAAGCGTCGCTGGCAGCGGTGAACTTTCCCGCCAAGGCCTTCTATCTGCTCAGCGCCGTGGGTCTCTGCTCCAGCAGCAGCGAGGCCCGCCGCCAGATCCAGGGTGGCGGCGTCAAGCTAGATGGCGAAAAGCTGGCCGATCCCAATCACGAATTTGCCAGCCCTGATGCCCTCGCCGGCAAGGTGTTGCAGCTGGGCAAGAAGACCTTCCGGCGACTGGTGGCCGGCTGA
- a CDS encoding LysR family transcriptional regulator, whose protein sequence is MDCLIWLRSGAAAAERLGLTQPTVSRNVSRVSEVFGVQLVKPNGEWGLIGDTTLLNMERTVHQRYRWFRDLPLRIEAQYYSGPLFCDGLLSGWHPGNFDFLEVHTPLQHLREGVIDAWIGSYPDIPDDDNDFACFHLTRLPTFLVVAEGHPLLALGNRITLEDVKRYPSLALPDNSFPKVQKILQELGLWSLPLNIQRYNGNWQDKTPEKLAVGYATSLTLHLFKSPQVLLPIQISLEVGDTLIVRREYADHPRLMELLEHLKCKVLELSQKFADIRIP, encoded by the coding sequence TTGGATTGCCTGATTTGGTTGCGGTCAGGTGCTGCTGCCGCCGAACGTCTTGGTCTCACCCAACCCACCGTTTCTCGCAATGTTTCTCGGGTTTCAGAGGTCTTTGGGGTTCAACTTGTTAAACCTAATGGCGAATGGGGGTTGATAGGAGATACTACTCTTCTTAATATGGAGAGAACTGTTCATCAGCGGTATCGCTGGTTTCGTGATCTTCCATTGAGAATTGAGGCACAGTATTATTCGGGTCCTTTGTTCTGCGACGGTCTGCTGAGTGGTTGGCATCCTGGCAACTTTGACTTTTTAGAGGTTCATACACCTCTACAGCATTTGCGCGAAGGAGTGATAGATGCTTGGATAGGTTCCTATCCAGATATCCCTGATGATGATAATGATTTTGCTTGCTTCCATCTGACTCGTCTGCCTACTTTCTTAGTTGTTGCTGAAGGGCACCCTTTGCTTGCATTGGGAAATCGCATCACCTTGGAAGATGTTAAGAGGTATCCATCCCTGGCACTTCCGGACAATTCCTTCCCGAAGGTTCAGAAAATCCTCCAGGAACTAGGTCTTTGGAGTCTCCCTCTGAATATTCAGCGGTATAATGGTAATTGGCAGGATAAAACACCTGAAAAACTTGCCGTTGGGTACGCTACTTCTCTCACCCTTCATCTCTTTAAATCACCTCAGGTTTTGCTCCCGATCCAGATCTCTCTTGAGGTTGGAGATACATTGATTGTTCGCCGTGAATACGCAGACCATCCGCGCCTGATGGAACTCCTAGAGCATCTTAAGTGCAAGGTGCTTGAACTATCGCAAAAGTTTGCTGATATCCGTATCCCTTAA
- a CDS encoding ABC transporter permease/substrate-binding protein, which produces MTAELAREIIFRSGEHLVLVASSVALALLIALPLGLAIQAHPRWRRLVLGLANAVQTIPSLAIFGLLLTVPLLGGIGSTPAVVALTLYALLPLLRGLLTGLQQVPPGLKQAGQALGLSGGQVLRYVELPLALPSLMAGLRVAAVISVGVATIGAAIGAGGLGVFIFRGIATVNNTLLLAGALPAAAIALAADACLGALETHLTRGSRQPRPRPWLRRRWVLAAALLGSALLAIALGWHQLAPPGPAGSVVIGAKGFTEQQLLGELLAQEIEEHTSLQVRREFSLGSTFLCHEAVRQGRVDGYVEYTGTAWSAILKQPSSPGASDRASLWNRARRLYAERYGLRMFPSLGFENTFAILIRRAQGQQLGLRSISQAVLPARRWRAAFGYEFLNRGDGYPGLASRYGLRFAAPPTAMDLGLTYRALADGRVDLIAGDSTSGLIPALKLQVLLDDRHYFPAYDAVPVFNAASLERHPELVPVLENLAGRISAVTMQQLNAAVDLEHQSPELVVRRWRQNH; this is translated from the coding sequence GTGACTGCTGAGCTGGCCAGGGAAATTATTTTCCGCAGCGGCGAACATCTTGTTCTGGTGGCTTCCAGTGTGGCGCTGGCCCTGCTGATCGCCCTGCCCCTGGGGCTGGCGATTCAGGCGCACCCCCGCTGGCGCCGCCTGGTGCTGGGGCTGGCCAATGCCGTGCAGACCATCCCCAGCCTGGCGATCTTCGGCTTGCTGCTCACCGTGCCCCTGCTTGGTGGCATTGGTTCCACGCCGGCGGTGGTGGCCCTCACTCTTTACGCCTTGCTGCCCCTGCTGCGCGGACTGCTCACCGGGCTCCAACAGGTTCCGCCCGGGCTGAAGCAGGCCGGGCAGGCCCTGGGGCTCAGTGGCGGCCAGGTGTTGCGCTACGTGGAGCTGCCGCTGGCCCTGCCCAGCCTGATGGCGGGCCTGCGGGTGGCTGCCGTGATCTCCGTGGGGGTGGCCACGATCGGCGCGGCGATTGGTGCCGGTGGGCTGGGGGTATTCATCTTCCGGGGCATCGCCACGGTGAACAACACCCTGCTGCTGGCCGGGGCCCTGCCGGCGGCGGCCATTGCCCTGGCTGCCGATGCTTGTCTGGGAGCCCTCGAGACACACCTGACCCGGGGGTCGCGGCAGCCACGCCCCAGGCCATGGCTCCGGCGGCGGTGGGTCCTGGCGGCGGCCCTGCTCGGCTCGGCCCTGCTTGCCATCGCCCTCGGCTGGCATCAGCTGGCCCCTCCAGGCCCTGCCGGCTCGGTGGTGATCGGGGCCAAGGGTTTTACCGAACAGCAGTTGCTCGGTGAACTGCTGGCCCAGGAAATTGAAGAGCACACTTCGCTCCAGGTGCGGCGCGAATTCAGCCTTGGCAGCACCTTTCTCTGCCATGAGGCCGTGCGCCAGGGCCGGGTCGATGGCTACGTCGAATACACCGGCACGGCATGGTCGGCGATCCTCAAGCAGCCCTCGAGCCCCGGCGCCAGCGACCGCGCCAGCCTCTGGAACCGTGCTCGCCGGCTTTACGCCGAGCGCTACGGGCTGCGGATGTTCCCCTCGCTTGGCTTCGAGAACACCTTTGCGATTTTGATCCGCCGGGCCCAGGGGCAGCAACTCGGGCTCCGGAGCATCAGCCAGGCGGTGCTGCCGGCCCGCCGATGGCGGGCCGCCTTCGGCTACGAGTTTCTCAACCGGGGCGATGGCTACCCGGGGCTGGCGAGCCGCTATGGCCTGCGTTTCGCCGCGCCGCCTACGGCCATGGATCTGGGCCTCACCTACCGGGCCCTGGCCGACGGCCGGGTGGATTTGATTGCAGGCGACAGCACCAGCGGCCTGATTCCCGCCCTGAAGCTGCAGGTGCTGCTGGACGACCGCCACTACTTCCCCGCCTATGACGCGGTGCCCGTGTTCAACGCCGCAAGCCTGGAGCGCCATCCGGAGCTGGTGCCGGTGCTGGAGAACCTGGCGGGCCGCATCTCGGCCGTCACCATGCAACAGCTCAATGCCGCGGTGGATCTGGAGCACCAGAGCCCCGAACTGGTGGTGCGCCGCTGGCGGCAGAATCACTGA
- the hpf gene encoding ribosome hibernation-promoting factor, HPF/YfiA family, protein MKLLIHGRNLDVTPAIREYTETKLIRAIHHFEGLVKEADVHLSVARNPRVPQQTVEVTMFANGTVIRAQERSDNLYASIDLVASKLSRQLHRYKDRIQEQAQGPVHRSARDEEAGAAANLPPPGSTLVDGKEPELPNRGVRRKYYDMPSMSLDDALHQLELIDHDFYVFRDAETGQIQVVYHRNHGGFGVIQAKDA, encoded by the coding sequence ATGAAACTGCTTATCCATGGCCGCAATCTTGACGTCACTCCCGCCATCCGGGAGTACACCGAAACCAAGCTGATCCGCGCCATTCACCACTTTGAGGGCCTTGTCAAAGAGGCCGACGTGCACCTGTCGGTGGCCCGCAACCCCCGGGTGCCGCAGCAAACGGTCGAAGTCACGATGTTTGCCAATGGCACCGTGATCCGCGCCCAGGAGCGCAGCGACAACCTCTACGCCAGCATCGACCTGGTGGCCAGCAAGCTCAGCCGCCAGCTGCACCGCTACAAGGACCGCATCCAGGAGCAGGCCCAAGGGCCGGTGCACCGCTCCGCCCGCGACGAGGAGGCTGGCGCCGCCGCCAATCTGCCGCCCCCCGGCAGCACCTTGGTGGACGGCAAGGAGCCCGAACTGCCCAACCGGGGGGTGCGGCGCAAGTACTACGACATGCCCTCGATGAGCCTCGATGATGCCCTGCACCAGCTGGAGCTGATCGACCACGACTTCTACGTCTTCCGCGACGCCGAAACTGGCCAGATCCAGGTCGTGTACCACCGCAACCATGGCGGCTTCGGGGTAATCCAGGCCAAAGACGCGTGA
- the lipB gene encoding lipoyl(octanoyl) transferase LipB, which translates to MTPNLDAILFEATAPVPFERAWAVQRQLQQRLLAHPEGPDAVLLLEHEPCYTMGRGASEAFLRFDPAAPPLPLHRIDRGGEVTHHAPGQLVLYPVLNLQRHGADLHQYLRQLEQVVIDVLAGLDLQGERIDGLTGVWLEGRKLAAIGVGARRWISQHGLALNVDCDLAGFAPVVPCGLADRPVGRLVDWRPQLNAQQLRRPLLEAFASRFGLVLRPSNPQDGVFKL; encoded by the coding sequence ATAACTCCCAACCTCGATGCAATCCTTTTTGAAGCGACGGCTCCGGTGCCGTTTGAACGGGCCTGGGCGGTCCAGCGCCAGCTGCAGCAGCGGCTGCTGGCCCATCCCGAGGGCCCCGACGCCGTGCTCCTGCTTGAGCATGAGCCCTGCTACACCATGGGCCGCGGCGCTTCGGAGGCCTTTCTGCGCTTCGATCCCGCCGCACCGCCCCTGCCCCTACACCGCATTGACCGCGGCGGCGAGGTGACCCACCACGCCCCGGGCCAGCTGGTGCTCTACCCGGTGCTCAATTTGCAGCGCCACGGCGCTGACCTGCACCAGTATCTGCGCCAACTTGAGCAGGTGGTGATCGATGTGCTGGCGGGTTTGGATTTGCAGGGCGAGCGGATCGATGGGCTCACCGGGGTGTGGCTGGAGGGCCGCAAGCTGGCGGCGATCGGGGTGGGGGCGCGGCGCTGGATCAGCCAGCACGGCCTGGCCCTGAATGTGGATTGCGACCTGGCTGGTTTTGCGCCGGTGGTGCCCTGCGGACTCGCTGATCGGCCCGTGGGGCGCCTGGTGGATTGGCGGCCGCAACTCAACGCCCAGCAGCTGCGCCGGCCATTGCTGGAGGCTTTTGCCAGTCGTTTCGGCCTGGTGCTGCGGCCATCCAATCCCCAGGACGGGGTGTTCAAGCTGTGA
- the recO gene encoding DNA repair protein RecO — translation MPEQSLEGLALSCRPLGENDRLLTLLSDEEGVVRLAVPGARRPRSSLAAAVPLSHLRLQVGGRSGLRRVRQLKVLRSYSGLAQQLEALAAAQALMELCLALVPSDAPSAGILGDLLMQLGRLDALVQKRGCDLEALAIAVQGSVHLLALGGYALPLGCCSRSGEPLDPPVGDWNWRCSLVPSEGLVIGGVPGARVVLNASELALLQRLLRPNLPRRRDGELMGPLPVWLHLLELVEHWCQEHLSRKPRAFRLLRTGLAAGAAPS, via the coding sequence GTGCCGGAGCAAAGCCTTGAAGGGTTGGCGCTGAGCTGCCGGCCCCTGGGCGAAAACGACAGGCTGCTCACCCTGCTCAGCGACGAGGAGGGGGTGGTGCGGCTGGCCGTGCCGGGGGCGCGCAGACCCCGCAGCAGCCTGGCCGCCGCCGTGCCCCTGAGCCATCTACGCCTGCAGGTGGGCGGTCGCAGCGGCCTGAGGCGGGTGCGTCAACTGAAAGTGCTGCGCAGCTACAGCGGCCTGGCCCAGCAGCTGGAGGCCCTCGCCGCCGCCCAGGCCCTGATGGAGCTCTGCCTGGCCCTGGTTCCAAGCGACGCACCCTCCGCCGGAATCTTGGGCGACCTACTGATGCAGCTGGGCCGCCTCGACGCCCTGGTGCAGAAGCGGGGCTGCGACCTAGAAGCCTTGGCAATTGCGGTGCAGGGCAGCGTCCACCTGCTGGCCCTCGGCGGCTACGCCTTACCCCTGGGCTGCTGCAGCCGCAGTGGTGAGCCCCTGGATCCACCCGTGGGCGATTGGAATTGGCGCTGCAGCCTGGTGCCGAGCGAGGGGTTGGTGATCGGTGGCGTGCCGGGGGCGCGGGTGGTGCTCAATGCATCCGAACTGGCCCTGCTGCAACGGCTGCTGCGGCCCAACCTGCCCCGCCGGCGCGATGGCGAACTGATGGGCCCCCTGCCGGTGTGGCTGCACTTGCTGGAGCTAGTGGAGCACTGGTGCCAGGAGCATCTCAGCCGCAAACCCCGGGCCTTCCGGCTGCTGCGCACCGGCTTGGCAGCCGGGGCTGCGCCATCATGA
- a CDS encoding glycosyltransferase family 4 protein has translation MAHIAWLGKKTPFCGNVTYGLSTTHALRSRGHGISFIHFDTPPGSLARSSDALLDADNQGDSNGGGPEVALPYLVKSQVYTIPSLGAQRELRESLERLKPDLVHASLTLSPLDFRLPDLCQQLGLPVVATFHPAFDASLRNLTAGTQQLTYQLYGPTLAKFDRVIVFSELQAEMLLRLGVRAERLAVIPNGVDTTMWQPASLATAASPDLQELRQRFAGRRVFLYMGRVATEKNVEALIKAWRLVRPAGCVLVIVGDGPLRAALQAPGDEPDLVWWGYEPSLERRVAFQQLAEVFLLPSLVEGLSLALLEAMASGTACIATDAGADGEVLEGGAGIVISTQGVTTQLRTLLPVLRDQPVLTAELGRRARTRALERYTLEGNIDALEALYAELVPRSSLVA, from the coding sequence GTGGCCCACATTGCCTGGCTGGGCAAGAAAACACCGTTCTGCGGCAACGTCACCTACGGACTGAGCACGACTCACGCGCTGCGCAGCCGGGGCCATGGGATCAGCTTTATCCACTTCGACACCCCCCCCGGCAGCCTGGCTCGCTCCAGCGATGCCCTGCTGGACGCTGACAACCAGGGCGACAGCAATGGCGGCGGCCCGGAAGTTGCCCTGCCCTACCTGGTGAAGTCGCAGGTGTACACGATTCCATCGCTGGGGGCCCAGCGGGAATTGCGCGAATCCCTGGAGCGACTCAAGCCCGACCTGGTCCACGCCAGCCTCACCCTCTCCCCCCTCGATTTCCGCTTACCCGATCTCTGCCAGCAGCTGGGGCTGCCGGTGGTGGCCACCTTTCATCCGGCCTTCGATGCCAGCTTGCGCAACCTCACCGCCGGCACCCAGCAGCTCACCTACCAGCTCTATGGGCCCACCCTTGCCAAATTTGACCGGGTGATCGTGTTTTCGGAGCTGCAGGCGGAGATGCTGCTGCGCCTGGGGGTGCGGGCCGAGCGGCTGGCCGTGATCCCCAACGGCGTCGACACCACCATGTGGCAGCCGGCATCGCTGGCCACCGCTGCCAGCCCAGACCTGCAGGAGCTGCGCCAGCGCTTTGCCGGCCGGCGCGTCTTTCTGTACATGGGTCGGGTGGCAACTGAGAAAAACGTCGAGGCCCTCATCAAGGCCTGGCGGCTCGTGCGACCCGCCGGCTGCGTGCTGGTGATCGTGGGCGATGGCCCCCTGCGCGCTGCGCTGCAGGCCCCGGGGGATGAACCAGATCTGGTCTGGTGGGGCTATGAGCCCAGCCTGGAGCGGCGCGTGGCCTTCCAGCAGCTAGCCGAGGTGTTTCTACTGCCCTCCCTGGTGGAGGGCCTGAGCCTGGCCCTGCTGGAGGCCATGGCCAGCGGCACCGCCTGCATCGCCACCGACGCCGGCGCCGACGGCGAGGTGCTGGAGGGGGGCGCCGGCATCGTGATCAGCACCCAGGGCGTTACCACCCAGCTGCGCACCTTGCTTCCGGTGCTGCGCGATCAACCCGTGCTCACCGCTGAGCTGGGCCGGCGGGCCCGGACCCGCGCCCTAGAGCGCTACACCCTGGAGGGCAACATCGACGCCTTAGAGGCGCTCTACGCCGAACTCGTACCCCGAAGCTCCCTGGTGGCCTGA
- the deoC gene encoding deoxyribose-phosphate aldolase — protein sequence MSADRPDLAPLIDHALLDPHHGSSAVRQCCEEARHFGFAGVCVASRWVATAREQLPLEGKGASPQLIAVVGFPFGAVPAAVKLAEAVAAAEAGADELDVVPDFGALADRQSTPIHDELAAICELGLPVKVILEVGRLDPDALALLVEISIDAGARFLKSGSGFGPAVTVDHIEQLRQLARGRAAIKASGGIANLEQALALVEAGATRLGTSRGVALAQAMRG from the coding sequence GTGAGCGCCGACCGGCCAGACCTAGCCCCCCTGATCGACCACGCCCTGCTGGATCCCCACCACGGCAGCAGCGCCGTGCGCCAGTGCTGCGAGGAAGCCCGCCATTTCGGCTTTGCCGGGGTGTGCGTGGCCTCCCGCTGGGTGGCCACTGCTAGGGAGCAGCTGCCCCTTGAGGGCAAGGGCGCCAGCCCCCAGCTGATTGCCGTGGTGGGCTTCCCCTTCGGTGCCGTGCCGGCGGCGGTGAAGCTGGCCGAAGCGGTGGCAGCGGCTGAGGCCGGGGCCGACGAACTGGACGTGGTGCCCGATTTCGGCGCCCTAGCGGACCGCCAGAGCACGCCGATCCACGACGAACTGGCCGCCATCTGCGAGCTGGGCCTGCCGGTGAAGGTGATCCTGGAGGTGGGCAGGCTGGATCCCGACGCCCTGGCCCTGCTGGTGGAGATCAGCATCGATGCCGGCGCCCGCTTCCTTAAAAGCGGCAGCGGCTTTGGGCCAGCGGTAACGGTGGACCACATCGAACAGCTGCGCCAGCTGGCCCGCGGGCGGGCAGCCATCAAGGCCTCCGGTGGCATCGCCAACCTGGAGCAGGCCCTCGCCCTGGTGGAGGCTGGCGCCACCCGGCTCGGCACCAGCCGCGGCGTGGCCCTGGCCCAGGCGATGCGGGGCTGA